The genomic DNA TCCAAACATAAATTGCCGGTCTATGACAACGTGCTTGACCGTCAGTTTAAGCCTGAAGCGCCAAACCGTGCCTGGGTGTCTGATATTACGTATATTGCGACGCAGCAGGGCTGGGTGTATTTAGCGAGCGTTATGGATCTGTATTCCCGGAAGATCGTCGGCTGGGCGCTTAGCGACCGAATGACGAAAGAACTTGTGCTTGAGGCGTTTGATAAGGCCTGCATACGCCAGAAGCCGCCAAAAGAATTAATACACCACTCTGACCGAGGAGCGCAGTACGCCTCCAAAGACTACCGGGAGCGCATAGCTACGATGG from Aneurinibacillus sp. REN35 includes the following:
- a CDS encoding IS3 family transposase yields the protein SKHKLPVYDNVLDRQFKPEAPNRAWVSDITYIATQQGWVYLASVMDLYSRKIVGWALSDRMTKELVLEAFDKACIRQKPPKELIHHSDRGAQYASKDYRERIATMEMTGSMSRKGNCYDNACIEAFHSVLKKELIYQTKFKTRKQAYEAIYEYIELEYNRIRIHSAINYLTPHECEKRYYQQRVA